Part of the Streptomyces sp. NBC_01460 genome, CGGATAAGGGATGTCGAACCCCGCGACGCGCAGCACCGGCGCCTCCAGGTGGTGGAAGCACCGCTCGGTGACCCGAGCCGCGATCTCCCCGCCAGGGCCGCCGAAGCCGGACGACTCGTGGACGACGACCGCACGGCCCGTGCGCCGGACGGACGCGGCGACGGTCTCGTCGTCGAAGGGGACCAGCGACCGCAGGTCGACCACCTCGAGGTCCCATCCCTCGGCGGTGGCCGCCTCGGCCGCCTCCAGACACACGGGGAGGGACGGCCCGTAGGTGATCAGGGTCGCGCTGCGCCCGGGGCGCCGGACGACAGCCCGCCCGATCGGCTCCACCGGTGCCGGCGCGTCCGGCGACCAGTCGGCCTTGGACCAGTAGAGCCTCTTCGGTTCCAGGAAGACCACCGGATCGTCGGAGGCGATCGACTCCCTCAGCAGCCCGTACGCGTCCTCGACCGTGGCCGGCATGACGACGTGCAGGCCGGGGGTGGCCATGTAGTACGCCTCGGACGAGTCGCTATGGTGCTCGACGCCCCCGATCCCTCCGCCGTACGGCACCCGCACCGTGATCGGCAGGGGCATGGCGCCCGCCGTACGGTTCCGCATCTTGGCCACATGGCTGATCAACTGCTCGAACGCCGGATACGCGAAGGCGTCGAACTGCATCTCCACCACGGGCCGCAGCCCGTACATCGCCATGCCCACGGCCGCGCCGAGGATTCCCGCCTCTGCCAGCGGGGTGTCCGTGCAGCGGTCGTCGCCGAACTCCTTGGCCAAGCCGTCGGTGACACGGAAGACGCCTCCGAGCGTGCCCACGTCCTCCCCGAGGACGTGCACCGTCGGATCGGCCGCCATCGAGTCGCGCAGCGCCCGCCCGAGCGCCTGCGCCATGGTGGCCGGTCTGGCCCTGCCGGTTCGTACCCCGGCCGTCGCTGCAGCGGTGCTCATCGCCCCTCCTCCGCGCCGCTCTCCTGCTCGGCCTCCAGCTCGCCGCGCAGCCGTGCAGCCTGCTCCCGCAGCTGGCCGGTCTGCTCCTCGTAGACGTGGGCGAAGAGATCCATCGGGTCGAGCACCGGATCCGCGTTCATCTGCTCGCGCAGGCCCTCGGCCATCCGCTCCGCCGCCTCCCGCACGGTCCCGATGCCGTCCTCGTCCAGCAGCCCGCGCCCGGTCAGCTCCCGTTCCAGCAGCCGGATCGGATCGTGCGCACGCCACGCCTCCACGTCGCCGTCGCCGCGGTAGCGGGTGGCGTCGTCGGCGTTCGTATGGGCTTCCATGCGGTACGTGACCGCCTCCACCAGCGTCGGCCCCTCGCCGCGCCTGGCCCGTGCCACCGCCTCGCTCAGCACCTGGTGCACCGCTGCCGCGTCGTTGCCGTCGACCAGCCGCCCCGGCATCCCGTAGCCCACGGCCTTGTGGGCGAGGGACGGCGCCGCGGTCTGCTTCGCCAGCGGCACGGAGATCGCGAAGCCGTTGTTCTGCACGAGGAAGACGACCGGGGCCCGCCAGACGGCCGCGAAATTCAGCGCCTCGTGGAAATCCCCCTCGCTCGTCCCTCCGTCGCCGACCATCGCGAGCGCCACCACGTCGTCGCCCTTGAGGCGCGCCGCGTGCGCCAATCCGACCGCGTGCGGCAACTGGGTCGCCAGCGGGGTGCAGAGCGGCGCGATCCGGTGTTCACGCGGGTCGTATCCGGTGTGCCGGTCCCCGCGCAGCAGGGTCAGCGCCTCGACCGGATCCAGGCCGCGCGCGACGGCGGCGAGGGTGTCGCGATAGCTGGGGAAGAGCCAGTCACGGTCCTCCAGCACCAGCGCCGCCGCGATCTCACAGGCCTCCTGGCCGGTGCTCGACGGGTACACGGCGAGCCTGCCCTGCTTGGTCAGTGCGGTGGCCTGGGCGTTGTACCGGCGCCCGCGCACCAGCTCGGCGTAGAGCCTCAGCAGCAGCTCGGGATCGACGCCGGCCGCGGCGTCCGTACCGAGCACGCGGAACGGCTCGGGGTCCGGGAGCAGCGGCGCGGGGTCGGTGAGCGGCTTCCAGGCCGGGGGCGGCGTGGGCCGGTAGGCGGCAGCGCCGGGCAGCTCCTGGACCGTCATGACAAGCACCTCCTGGCATCGGGGTATCTGCAGGAATGTCGGGGTGTGAGCAGAGCGTGGGTGTGTCCTGCCTCACCTACCGATTGTTCGGTCGCGGGGGCAATTTGGCTACAGGCACCTCCAGCCTGTGGACAAACGGTTCTCCACAGCCTGGGATAGGGGCAGGTCGTCCACAACAGGGAGGCGCGGGCAGATGGCAGCTGAACGAATGGCCGACAGAGCCGGGGACCCGGGCCGCCTGCCGCCCGCGCGGCCCCTGGACTCCACGGACCGAGCCATCCTGCGCATCCTCCAGACGGACGGCCGCGCCTCGATACGGGCCGTCGCCGAACGTGTCCACGTCTCGCGGGCCAACGCGTACGCCCGCATCAACAGGCTCGTCGAGGACGGGGTGATCCGGGGTTTCAGTGCACGCGTGAACCACGAGCGCGCCGGGGAGGGCGCCTCCGCCTACATCACGCTCAAGATCGTCCAGAATTCCTGGCGCACCGTCCGGGAGCAGCTCCAGGCGCTTCCGGGCGCCACGCACATCGCGCTCGTCAGCGGCGACTTCGACGTCCTGCTGCTGGTGCACACACCGGACAACCAGGCACTGCGCGAACTGGTCCTGACCAGGATCCAGGCCATACCGGAGGTGCTGTCGACCCGCACCCTGCTGGTGTTCGAGGAGACCGACCTGGGCCCGCGCCCGGACCGTCCGGCCGAGCTGTCCTAGGGCTCCCCGTCCGGGGTCAGCCGGCCCGCATCCCCTCGAAGGCGAGCTGGACGACCGTGTCGGCGAGCTGCTCCGCCTCGGCGGAGCCTCCCGGTTGCGGCCGATACCACTCGACCAGCGAGTTCACCATGCCGAAGAGGAGCCGGGTGGCCAGGCGTATGTCCACGTCGGCCCGCAGATCCCCCTCCGCCACCGCGGCCTGGAGGAGCTCGGAGACCCGCTGGTCGAACTCGCGCCGCCGCTCCAGGGCCCAGCGCTCCGTCTTCGTGTTGCCGCGTACGCGCAGAAGCAACGTGACGTAGGGCAACTCCCCCAGGAGCACCTCGACCGTGCGGCGCGTGACGTACTCGACCCGGGCGATCGCCCGCCCCTGTATCGCCCCCGGCTCGTCGAGGATGCCGAAGAGCCCGTCGAGCGCCCGGCTCACGGCACGCCGCAGGAGCTCCTCCTTGCCCGTCACATGGTGGTAGATGGACGACTTGGAGATGCCCGCCGCCTTGGAGAGGTGCTCCATGGACGTGCCGTCGTAGCCGCGCTCGTTGAAAACGCGGACGGCAACGGTCAGGAGTGTCTCCGGGGTGTACGTGTCCCGCTTGGCCGTGGTCATGAACGCGATCCTCCCCCATGAGTTGTCCACAGGTCCTTCGGGCCCCCTTGTCCCGACCGATCGTTCGGTTACTCTAACTCCGTCCGCACATCCCTGCCCGGCTCGACGAGGAGTTGGTCCGTCATGGCCGCCGAGCTTTCCCCCGAGAAGCTGTCCGAGATCCACCGCCCGACGCTCGACAAGGCCCTCGACGCGATCCGCACGCGCGCCTACTGGTCCCCGCACCCCGAGCACCCGAAGGCCTACGGCGACGAAGGTCTCCCCGGCAGCCTCGGCGCGGCCGAGGGCAAGGCCGCGTTCGACGCCGTGCTCAACACCCGGCTGGATCTCGGCCAGCCCGGCACCGACGGCTGGACCGGCGGAGAGGTGTCGCCGTACGGGCCGGAGCTCGGCGTCGAGTACCCGCACGCCGATCCGGATGTCCTGCTCCCCGCGATGAGCGCCGCCATGGGCTCCTGGCGGGCTGCGGGCCCCGAGACCAGGGCCCTGGTCTGTCTGGAGATCCTGGCCCGGATCAGCGCCCGAACGCACGAACTGGCCCACGCCGTGATGCACACCAGCGGGCAGGCCTTCGTCATGGCCTTCCAGGCCGGCGGCCCGCACGCCCAGGACCGCGGCCTGGAGGCCGTGGCGTACGCGTACGAGGAACAGACACGCACGCCGCGCAGCGCCGACTGGGCGAAGCCGCAGGGCAAGCGCGACCCGTTGCGGCTCCACAAGTCGTACACGGCGGCCGGGCGCGGCGTCTCCCTGCTGATCGGCTGCAACACCTTCCCCACGTGGAACGGCTACCCGGGCCTCTTCGCCTCCCTGGCCACCGGCAATCCCGTCCTGGTCAAGCCGCACCCGCGGGCGGTCCTGCCGCTGGCACTCACCGTCCAGCTGGCGCGCGAGGCGCTGTCCGAGGCGGGCTTCGACCCGAATCTCGTCGCACTGGCGGCCGAGCGGCCGGGCGAGGGCATCGCCAAGACCTTGGCGGTGCGGCCCGAAATCAAGATCATCGACTACACGGGGTCCACCGCCTTCGGCGACTGGCTGGAGACCAACGCCCGGCAGGCCCAGGTCTACACGGAGAAGGCCGGCGTCAACACGATCGTCCTCGACTCCACCGACGACTACCGGGGCATGCTCTCCAACCTGGCCTTCTCGCTCTCCCTCTACAGCGGCCAGATGTGCACCACCCCGCAGAACCTGCTCATCCCACGGGACGGCATCCGGACCGACGCGGGCGCCAAGTCCTACGAGGAGGTGGTGGCGGACATCGCCGGAGCGGTGACCGGGCTCCTCGGCGACGACGCCCGGGCCAACGGACTGCTCGGCGCCCTGGTGAACGGTGATGTGAGGGCCCGGCTGGAAGGGGCGTCCTCCCTGGGCGACGTCGCGCTCGCCTCGCGTCCGGTCGTCAACCCCGACTTCCCCGACGCCGTGGTCCGCACCCCGGTGCTCGTGAAACTCGACGGCACCAAGCCCGACGAGGGGGCGGCCTACCTGTCGGAGTGCTTCGGTCCGGTCTCGTTCGCCGTCGCCGTCGACTCCACCGGGGACGCCCTGGATCTGCTGCGCCGCACGATCCGCGAGAAGGGGGCGATGACCGTAGGCGCGTACACCACCAATCCCGAGGTGGAGCGGGCGGTGGAAGACGTCTGTTTCGACGAATCCGCTCAGCTCTCGCTGAATCTCACCGGCGGCGTGTACGTCAACCAGACGGCGGCCTTCTCCGACTTCCACGGCTCGGGGGGCAACCCGGCGGCCAACGCGGCGCTCTGCGACGGAGCCTTCGTGTCCAACCGCTTCCGGATCGTGGAGGTCCGCCGCCAGGCCTGAGCGAGCACCTGGCCGACGGCCTCCCGGGCGTGACCGGTGGAGCGGGCATCCGCTCCACCGGTCACGCCCACCCCACCGGTCACGCCCGCTCCACCGGTCGCATCCGCTCCGTCGGTCACGCCCGCTTCACATGTCACGCGTCGAGCGGTTCCGGGATGTCCGCGTACCTCTGCACCCAGGCATGCATGGCGATGGCGGCCGCCGCGCCGGCATTGATCGACCGCGTCGAGCCGAACTGCGCGATCGAGCACACCATGGAGGCGTGCTCGCGCGCCTCCTCGGTCAGCCCCGGGCCCTCCTGCCCGAACAGCAGCACGCACCGGCGCGGCAGGACCGTCCGCTCCAACGGCACGGCCCCGGGCAGATTGTCGATCCCGATGATCGGCAGCCCCTCGTCCGCCGCCCATGCCGTCAGGTCCGCCGTGTCCGGGTGGTGCCGCACGTGCTGGTAGCGGTCGGTGACCATCGCGCCCCGCCGGTTCCAGCGCCGCCGCCCCACGATGTGGATCTCCTTCGCGAGGAAGGCGTTGGCGGTGCGTACCACCGAGCCGATGTTGAAGTCGTGGCCCCAGTTCTCCACCGCCACATGGAAATCGTGCCGCCGCAGGTCGAGATCGGCGACGATCGCCTCCCTCGTCCAGTAGCGATAGGCGTCGCCCACATTGCGCCGGTCCCCGTCGGCGAGCAGCTCGGGGTCGTAGCGCTCCCCCTCGGGCCAGGGCAGCGGGTGCGGCCCGACACCGATCACGGCACCGAACCCGTCGTCGTACTGGATCGGTTCCGCGGACGGATCGGGCGCCGCTGCCGCCCGGGGCTCTTCTGTACTGCCGGTCTCGCTGGTCACCCGACGAGCGTATGGCCACCGCCGGCGCCGCCGCGCACGGCCTCCTCGCCCTCCGGCGCCTCCCGGCGCTGCCCGGGCAGACGGATCCTGCCCGCCGTGCGGGAGAACAGCCTCTGCCGGCCGCGCGTCACCCTGTTCCCCAGCCACAGGAGGAAGACCGTCGGCAGGAAGACGGCGTCCGCGGAGATCATCGCCATGGAGAAGAAGGGAAGCCCCAACAGGACCGAGATCCCCGCGTGCTCACCGATCATGAGGACCAGCAGGACGTTCTTGACCCGTCGGTTGAACAGCGTGAAGGGGAAGGCGACCTGCGCGATGACCGTGAGGTACGTGACCACCATGACGGCCAGGGCACTGGACGCGACGAGCCCGGAGAGCTCGGGCCACGGTGCGAAGTAGTCCAGCTTGAGCGGGTAGTAGATCGCGGTGCCGTCCTGCCAGCGGGAGCCCTGGATCTTGTACCAGCCGGCCGTCGCGTAGATCAGGCAGACCTCAGCCATGATCACGGCGAGCGCGGCATTGTGGGCGAGGTTGGCCAGGACGTCGCACAGCGCTCGCAGCTCATGGCCCGGCGCGTAACGGTTCAGCGCCCACCAGGCACCGTTGCCCACCCAGAGCAGCCACATGAGCGACGGCAGCCACCAGGTGCCGCCGAATCCGACCATGATGGTGGCGGGCAGCAGGACGCAGCCGAGCACCGCCCACAGGGCCGGTCCCGCGACGTCACGGGCGGGTCCGCGCCCTTCCGCGGAGCGCGTGGCGTCCCGGGCCGCGCGACGCGCGTCCAGGGACCAGACCCGCGCACAGCGCGTCACCACCAGATAGATCGCCATCAGGTGGATGACGTTGTCGCCGCCGTCGCCCATGAAGATGCTGCGGTTCTGCAGGGAGAGCACCCCGGCCATGAACAGCACGGACGAGAACCGGGTACGCCAGCCGATCATCAGCAGCGCGGCCGACACCAGCGTGAGCGCGTACACGGTCTCGAACCAGAGCGTGCTGTCCGACCACATCAGGACGGTGAAGGAGCCGTTGTTGCTGATGAGCCGGTGCGCCATGTCCCAGCCCCACGGACCGTCGGGGCCGTACAGCTCGTGTCGGTGGGGCAGCTCGCGCAGCAGGAACAGCAGGTAGGTGGCTGAGACACCGATCCGGACGACGGCGCTCTGGTAGGCGCCGAGGGGGGAAGCCGTGACGCGCTGGACGGCCCGGGCGAGCGAGAGGCCGAGGGCCGCCGCACCGTCACGGCCCGGGGTGGAGGCGCTCATTTCTCCGCCTGCCCGGCCTGCGACACCGGATCGTCCGCCGTACGGAGGTCGGACGGGTTGACGGTCCACCACGGGAGCTCCCGGTACTCGGGCTGGGTGCTGATCTTCTCGTCGCTCCAGGGCGGAGCCCCGACGGAGCGCACCACGGACCGCACCTGGATGCGCTCGACCGTTCCGCCGT contains:
- a CDS encoding alpha-ketoacid dehydrogenase subunit beta; translation: MSTAAATAGVRTGRARPATMAQALGRALRDSMAADPTVHVLGEDVGTLGGVFRVTDGLAKEFGDDRCTDTPLAEAGILGAAVGMAMYGLRPVVEMQFDAFAYPAFEQLISHVAKMRNRTAGAMPLPITVRVPYGGGIGGVEHHSDSSEAYYMATPGLHVVMPATVEDAYGLLRESIASDDPVVFLEPKRLYWSKADWSPDAPAPVEPIGRAVVRRPGRSATLITYGPSLPVCLEAAEAATAEGWDLEVVDLRSLVPFDDETVAASVRRTGRAVVVHESSGFGGPGGEIAARVTERCFHHLEAPVLRVAGFDIPYPPPMQERHHLPGVDRVLDAVARLQWEAES
- the pdhA gene encoding pyruvate dehydrogenase (acetyl-transferring) E1 component subunit alpha; translated protein: MTVQELPGAAAYRPTPPPAWKPLTDPAPLLPDPEPFRVLGTDAAAGVDPELLLRLYAELVRGRRYNAQATALTKQGRLAVYPSSTGQEACEIAAALVLEDRDWLFPSYRDTLAAVARGLDPVEALTLLRGDRHTGYDPREHRIAPLCTPLATQLPHAVGLAHAARLKGDDVVALAMVGDGGTSEGDFHEALNFAAVWRAPVVFLVQNNGFAISVPLAKQTAAPSLAHKAVGYGMPGRLVDGNDAAAVHQVLSEAVARARRGEGPTLVEAVTYRMEAHTNADDATRYRGDGDVEAWRAHDPIRLLERELTGRGLLDEDGIGTVREAAERMAEGLREQMNADPVLDPMDLFAHVYEEQTGQLREQAARLRGELEAEQESGAEEGR
- a CDS encoding Lrp/AsnC family transcriptional regulator; translated protein: MADRAGDPGRLPPARPLDSTDRAILRILQTDGRASIRAVAERVHVSRANAYARINRLVEDGVIRGFSARVNHERAGEGASAYITLKIVQNSWRTVREQLQALPGATHIALVSGDFDVLLLVHTPDNQALRELVLTRIQAIPEVLSTRTLLVFEETDLGPRPDRPAELS
- a CDS encoding TetR/AcrR family transcriptional regulator; its protein translation is MTTAKRDTYTPETLLTVAVRVFNERGYDGTSMEHLSKAAGISKSSIYHHVTGKEELLRRAVSRALDGLFGILDEPGAIQGRAIARVEYVTRRTVEVLLGELPYVTLLLRVRGNTKTERWALERRREFDQRVSELLQAAVAEGDLRADVDIRLATRLLFGMVNSLVEWYRPQPGGSAEAEQLADTVVQLAFEGMRAG
- the paaN gene encoding phenylacetic acid degradation protein PaaN, with amino-acid sequence MAAELSPEKLSEIHRPTLDKALDAIRTRAYWSPHPEHPKAYGDEGLPGSLGAAEGKAAFDAVLNTRLDLGQPGTDGWTGGEVSPYGPELGVEYPHADPDVLLPAMSAAMGSWRAAGPETRALVCLEILARISARTHELAHAVMHTSGQAFVMAFQAGGPHAQDRGLEAVAYAYEEQTRTPRSADWAKPQGKRDPLRLHKSYTAAGRGVSLLIGCNTFPTWNGYPGLFASLATGNPVLVKPHPRAVLPLALTVQLAREALSEAGFDPNLVALAAERPGEGIAKTLAVRPEIKIIDYTGSTAFGDWLETNARQAQVYTEKAGVNTIVLDSTDDYRGMLSNLAFSLSLYSGQMCTTPQNLLIPRDGIRTDAGAKSYEEVVADIAGAVTGLLGDDARANGLLGALVNGDVRARLEGASSLGDVALASRPVVNPDFPDAVVRTPVLVKLDGTKPDEGAAYLSECFGPVSFAVAVDSTGDALDLLRRTIREKGAMTVGAYTTNPEVERAVEDVCFDESAQLSLNLTGGVYVNQTAAFSDFHGSGGNPAANAALCDGAFVSNRFRIVEVRRQA
- a CDS encoding TrmH family RNA methyltransferase, which translates into the protein MTSETGSTEEPRAAAAPDPSAEPIQYDDGFGAVIGVGPHPLPWPEGERYDPELLADGDRRNVGDAYRYWTREAIVADLDLRRHDFHVAVENWGHDFNIGSVVRTANAFLAKEIHIVGRRRWNRRGAMVTDRYQHVRHHPDTADLTAWAADEGLPIIGIDNLPGAVPLERTVLPRRCVLLFGQEGPGLTEEAREHASMVCSIAQFGSTRSINAGAAAAIAMHAWVQRYADIPEPLDA
- a CDS encoding HTTM domain-containing protein: MSASTPGRDGAAALGLSLARAVQRVTASPLGAYQSAVVRIGVSATYLLFLLRELPHRHELYGPDGPWGWDMAHRLISNNGSFTVLMWSDSTLWFETVYALTLVSAALLMIGWRTRFSSVLFMAGVLSLQNRSIFMGDGGDNVIHLMAIYLVVTRCARVWSLDARRAARDATRSAEGRGPARDVAGPALWAVLGCVLLPATIMVGFGGTWWLPSLMWLLWVGNGAWWALNRYAPGHELRALCDVLANLAHNAALAVIMAEVCLIYATAGWYKIQGSRWQDGTAIYYPLKLDYFAPWPELSGLVASSALAVMVVTYLTVIAQVAFPFTLFNRRVKNVLLVLMIGEHAGISVLLGLPFFSMAMISADAVFLPTVFLLWLGNRVTRGRQRLFSRTAGRIRLPGQRREAPEGEEAVRGGAGGGHTLVG